A single genomic interval of Spirosoma linguale DSM 74 harbors:
- a CDS encoding Phosphoribosylaminoimidazolesuccinocarboxamide synthase (PFAM: SAICAR synthetase~KEGG: mxa:MXAN_2080 phosphoribosylaminoimidazole- succinocarboxamide synthase), with amino-acid sequence MNAIQETNFQFPGQTAFYRGKVRDVYSFPDKLVMIASDRISAFDVVLPRPIPFKGQVLNQTASYFLKATADIVPNWLLDVPDPNVSIGLKCEPYAVEMVVRGYLAGHAWRQYRDGHRILCGVPLPDGLRENDRLPTPIITPSTKAHEGHDEDISREEILSRSIVPQEEYEQLEQYALALFARGTEMAAQQGLILVDTKYEFGNLDGKVYLIDEVHTPDSSRYFYADTYQANQEAEQPQKQLSKEFVREWLIANGFQGKTGQTIPAMSDEWVNQITTRYIELFEKVTGQSFQPAEATDPVARIETNILRAITVE; translated from the coding sequence ATGAACGCTATTCAGGAAACCAACTTCCAATTTCCCGGCCAAACGGCCTTTTATCGCGGCAAAGTCCGGGATGTCTATTCTTTTCCCGACAAACTGGTTATGATTGCTTCTGACCGGATTTCGGCTTTTGACGTGGTTTTACCCCGGCCAATACCATTTAAAGGACAAGTCCTGAATCAAACAGCGTCTTACTTTCTGAAAGCTACCGCCGACATCGTTCCAAACTGGCTGCTCGATGTTCCGGACCCGAATGTGAGCATCGGCCTCAAATGCGAACCCTATGCCGTTGAGATGGTAGTGCGGGGTTATCTGGCCGGTCATGCCTGGCGGCAATACCGCGACGGGCACCGGATTCTTTGCGGGGTTCCTCTTCCGGATGGGCTTCGCGAAAATGACCGCCTTCCAACCCCTATTATCACCCCCTCTACTAAAGCGCACGAAGGGCACGATGAGGATATTAGCCGCGAAGAAATTCTGAGCCGCAGTATCGTTCCACAGGAGGAGTATGAGCAACTCGAACAATATGCACTGGCACTCTTTGCGCGCGGTACCGAAATGGCAGCCCAACAGGGACTTATTCTGGTCGATACCAAGTACGAGTTCGGCAATCTGGATGGTAAAGTGTACCTGATCGATGAAGTGCATACACCCGACTCATCACGTTATTTTTACGCGGATACATACCAGGCCAATCAGGAAGCGGAACAGCCACAAAAACAATTATCGAAAGAATTCGTTAGAGAATGGCTAATTGCTAACGGATTCCAGGGGAAAACCGGTCAGACAATCCCTGCCATGTCTGACGAATGGGTCAACCAGATTACGACCCGCTACATCGAACTTTTTGAAAAAGTAACCGGGCAATCATTTCAGCCCGCTGAGGCTACCGATCCGGTTGCACGAATAGAAACAAACATTTTACGCGCAATTACTGTAGAATGA
- a CDS encoding Soluble ligand binding domain protein (PFAM: Soluble ligand binding domain~KEGG: sun:SUN_1740 polysaccharide export system outer membrane protein) yields the protein MLNKNLKALAYVTIILSIAYLTTSCVTIKPAKFEYFQDTSRLFPAYIKTVIPEITTIKKGDILGIFVSTLNKESNENLNYPNITTLPVSVFSGVSIGANSQPLGFPVDSAGCIFAPIVGRQKLEGLTLENAEKKIKDVLERTLKEPIVNIRFMNHKFSILGETNRVGTYNLLDETTTILDALAVSGDLTVYAKRDSISIIRVKDGTREIGKVNLRNRDIFSSPYFYIKNGDIIYIEPTKEKVVPPKPRSQNLQQLPVYLSMASLLITVFFRIVQF from the coding sequence ATGTTAAACAAAAATCTAAAGGCTTTGGCCTATGTTACAATTATTTTGTCAATAGCCTATCTAACAACTTCATGTGTAACAATCAAACCGGCGAAATTTGAATACTTTCAGGATACTTCGAGGCTGTTTCCCGCCTATATTAAAACTGTAATACCGGAAATAACAACCATAAAAAAAGGGGATATTCTAGGTATATTTGTTAGTACGCTAAATAAAGAATCAAATGAAAATTTGAATTATCCAAATATTACTACACTACCTGTCTCTGTGTTTTCTGGCGTTAGTATTGGAGCAAATAGCCAACCGTTAGGATTCCCTGTTGATTCTGCGGGTTGTATTTTTGCACCAATAGTTGGTCGGCAAAAATTAGAAGGATTAACTCTGGAAAATGCCGAGAAAAAAATTAAAGATGTACTTGAGCGGACTTTAAAGGAGCCAATAGTCAACATTCGGTTTATGAACCACAAGTTTTCAATACTAGGTGAAACAAACCGAGTTGGTACATACAATTTATTAGATGAAACAACTACCATTCTGGACGCTCTGGCAGTTTCTGGGGATTTAACCGTGTACGCAAAACGGGATAGTATCTCAATAATTCGGGTAAAGGATGGTACGCGTGAAATCGGTAAGGTTAACCTACGGAATCGAGACATTTTTTCATCACCCTATTTTTATATTAAAAACGGTGATATTATTTATATAGAGCCAACAAAAGAGAAAGTTGTCCCACCCAAGCCTAGAAGTCAGAACTTACAACAGCTGCCAGTATATTTAAGTATGGCGTCACTACTGATCACTGTGTTTTTTAGGATTGTACAGTTTTAA
- a CDS encoding two component transcriptional regulator, AraC family (PFAM: response regulator receiver; helix-turn-helix- domain containing protein AraC type~SMART: response regulator receiver; Helix-turn- helix, AraC domain~KEGG: cps:CPS_0756 sensory box sensor histidine kinase/DNA-binding response regulator) — MANILLIEDDLSLQLTLKTILELYGHRIAVADNGKRALSLLRYSTPDLIISDIIMPRMDGYTFLERLKEGLPYKKIPVIFLTSKDSQEDRSKGLEMGVISYLTKPVAKDEIISQINNLIAYRNSIINRTIYEAHEDQQPDFQFVKQFYDLLTDMAVNSDFSIEKAALNLFMSTSTLKRRLKNYLDSNFSDLVKEFRLKKADNLLLNSDYSLEQISVLCGFSSLSYFSRSFKASYKINPNQYRHRRDIGQSN, encoded by the coding sequence GTGGCAAACATACTTTTGATTGAGGATGATCTTTCGCTTCAATTGACACTCAAAACTATACTCGAACTGTATGGTCATAGAATAGCCGTGGCTGATAATGGAAAACGTGCGCTTAGCTTATTGCGTTATTCCACCCCGGATTTGATAATTTCTGACATCATAATGCCGAGAATGGACGGGTACACATTTCTTGAGAGATTAAAGGAGGGTTTGCCTTACAAAAAAATTCCTGTCATTTTCTTAACATCAAAAGACTCACAGGAGGATCGTTCAAAGGGCTTAGAGATGGGAGTGATAAGCTACTTGACAAAGCCAGTAGCCAAAGACGAAATTATAAGTCAGATCAATAACCTGATAGCCTACAGAAATTCAATTATCAATCGTACCATATACGAAGCTCATGAGGACCAACAACCGGATTTTCAGTTTGTAAAGCAATTTTATGATTTATTAACTGATATGGCAGTTAATTCAGATTTCAGCATTGAAAAAGCGGCCCTGAATTTATTCATGAGTACATCTACATTGAAACGTAGGTTAAAAAACTATCTTGATTCGAACTTCAGCGATCTTGTAAAAGAGTTTAGACTAAAAAAAGCTGATAATCTCTTGCTGAACAGCGATTATTCACTAGAGCAAATTTCAGTGCTATGTGGCTTTAGTAGCTTGTCGTACTTCTCAAGAAGTTTCAAGGCGTCCTATAAGATTAATCCTAATCAGTATAGGCATAGAAGGGATATAGGTCAATCTAACTAG
- a CDS encoding beta-lactamase domain protein (PFAM: beta-lactamase domain protein~KEGG: esa:ESA_00945 ribonuclease Z), translating to MPNSNPNQDTEPNRPANLPFSLTILGAGSATPTLKLHQTAQLLTIGSDYVLIDCGEGTQLRLIEQRIRPGRLRYIFISHLHGDHYFGLPPLLSSLNLGGRTEDLFLFGPRGLDEVLTTIFRVSDSRLGFRLHFQVVEPDSPSLLLDHPLMTVESIPLQHRIDCSGYLFREKPHKPHLLREKLPDDIPVHYLKQLKNGQDILGANGEILFASAEYTEPGPPARSYAYCSDTRYVEELVPQLLGVNLLYHEATFMEDNAQRATEVYHSTAKQAATIAVKARVERLLIGHFSSRYKQFDLFLDEARSVFPETYLAIEGQTIPI from the coding sequence ATGCCTAACTCAAACCCAAATCAGGATACGGAGCCTAACCGGCCGGCAAACTTGCCCTTCTCCCTCACTATTTTGGGGGCCGGTTCGGCTACGCCTACCCTCAAACTTCACCAGACGGCACAACTGCTAACTATTGGCAGCGATTACGTGCTTATTGATTGTGGCGAGGGAACGCAGTTACGCCTGATTGAACAGCGCATCCGACCAGGTCGGCTGCGCTATATTTTTATTAGTCACCTTCACGGAGATCACTACTTCGGGCTTCCTCCGCTGCTGTCGAGTTTGAACCTGGGTGGGCGCACCGAAGATCTATTCTTGTTCGGGCCGCGCGGCTTAGACGAGGTTCTGACCACTATTTTTCGCGTATCTGACTCCCGGCTGGGTTTCCGGCTGCATTTTCAGGTTGTTGAGCCAGATTCCCCCTCGCTTCTGCTCGATCATCCGCTCATGACGGTGGAGTCTATCCCGCTACAGCATCGGATCGACTGCTCGGGCTACCTCTTCCGGGAAAAACCGCACAAACCACACCTGCTGCGCGAGAAGCTCCCGGACGATATTCCGGTGCATTACCTGAAGCAGTTGAAAAACGGCCAGGATATTCTCGGGGCTAACGGAGAAATTCTGTTCGCGAGCGCCGAATACACAGAACCCGGCCCGCCAGCCCGCTCGTATGCATACTGTTCAGACACCCGCTATGTAGAAGAATTGGTGCCCCAATTACTAGGCGTCAACCTACTGTACCACGAGGCAACTTTTATGGAGGACAACGCCCAACGCGCAACCGAGGTATACCACTCTACTGCTAAGCAGGCGGCAACGATTGCCGTTAAAGCCAGGGTAGAGCGACTATTGATCGGTCATTTTTCGTCCCGTTACAAACAATTCGACTTGTTTCTGGACGAAGCCAGGTCTGTATTTCCTGAAACCTACTTAGCGATTGAGGGACAAACGATTCCTATTTAG
- a CDS encoding von Willebrand factor type A (PFAM: von Willebrand factor type A~SMART: von Willebrand factor type A~KEGG: dps:DP0639 hypothetical protein): MNWLYPLTSTEFFFIGAFFVLYSLYIWRTFRLARQLNTAAWGVVPKFFLRGSYLTLLIIALLGPSFGEAEGDLITTSHDTFLLVDVSRSMDAGDIVPTRLERVKYDIQQLCDTLPADRFGLILAAPQSILLSPLTADHDALKQFIREVHTSISPTGETDLCNAIAMARQKLIDDSSTHQSVRAIVLFSDGENFSSCEQTELARLRSFGLPLVTVGVGTEAGASIRKGSDFVRDDNGQIVNSQLNRPFLQELARDSRGQYIEADANGRYVNELAAILRLLKGRAIDQHRAAVSTNKYYYFLLAALGLLALDLIVTIRTFRL, encoded by the coding sequence ATGAATTGGCTTTATCCCCTTACCAGCACTGAATTTTTTTTTATTGGTGCCTTTTTTGTCCTCTATTCGCTCTATATCTGGCGCACTTTTCGGTTGGCTCGCCAGCTAAATACAGCGGCATGGGGGGTAGTTCCAAAGTTTTTTCTCCGGGGCAGCTACCTGACCCTCCTTATTATTGCACTTCTTGGCCCTTCTTTCGGTGAAGCTGAAGGTGATCTGATCACAACAAGCCACGATACATTTCTGTTGGTGGATGTTTCGAGGTCGATGGATGCCGGAGATATAGTACCCACCAGGCTAGAACGGGTCAAATACGATATTCAACAACTGTGTGATACACTGCCCGCCGATCGATTCGGGCTCATATTAGCCGCTCCGCAGTCAATCCTGTTATCACCCCTCACGGCCGATCATGATGCCCTTAAGCAATTTATCCGCGAAGTACATACAAGTATATCGCCCACCGGAGAGACCGACTTATGTAATGCCATTGCTATGGCACGCCAGAAACTGATCGACGACTCATCAACCCACCAAAGTGTTCGGGCTATTGTTCTTTTCAGCGATGGGGAGAACTTTAGCTCTTGTGAACAAACGGAACTTGCTCGATTACGATCATTCGGCTTGCCCCTGGTTACCGTTGGTGTGGGTACTGAAGCGGGGGCATCCATACGAAAAGGAAGTGATTTTGTGCGGGACGACAACGGCCAGATCGTTAACAGTCAACTGAACCGACCATTTTTGCAGGAGTTGGCGCGTGATAGCCGCGGGCAGTATATTGAAGCGGATGCCAATGGACGTTATGTTAATGAACTGGCCGCAATTCTCCGTTTGTTAAAAGGACGGGCTATCGACCAGCATAGGGCGGCCGTATCAACGAATAAGTATTATTATTTTTTGTTGGCAGCACTTGGCTTACTAGCCTTAGACTTAATTGTGACTATTCGAACCTTCAGGCTTTGA
- a CDS encoding Tetratricopeptide repeat protein (SMART: Tetratricopeptide repeat~KEGG: mxa:MXAN_5661 putative BatC protein), translating to MIYLLITLWIWGSELIPVGPISQNNQMRQDAQAAYQRGQYAKALPLYIQLSRRTTTIDPAVRLNLGHTYFQLKQYASAKPQYETLLRSARPDLRTVAATQLGVMACLQRDSATALALFEQALLEDANNEPARYNFEIIKRYYSGKHPEKKQKQNTTENKPKIENKPRPAGGQQVERSDRQDELLRRFQRLNLSEEQALLLLDAMQEDDLPYALALSARQAVKPKARGNRW from the coding sequence ATGATTTACTTATTGATTACTCTCTGGATTTGGGGAAGCGAATTGATTCCGGTTGGCCCCATATCCCAGAATAACCAGATGCGCCAGGACGCTCAGGCAGCTTACCAAAGGGGTCAGTATGCCAAAGCATTGCCTTTATATATTCAGCTGAGTCGTAGAACAACCACCATCGATCCGGCCGTTCGGTTGAACCTTGGGCATACCTATTTTCAGTTAAAGCAATATGCCAGCGCAAAACCACAGTACGAAACTTTGCTACGGTCGGCTCGGCCGGATTTGCGAACGGTAGCGGCTACACAGCTAGGTGTTATGGCCTGTTTGCAGCGGGATAGTGCTACGGCACTGGCTTTATTTGAGCAGGCTTTGCTCGAAGATGCAAATAATGAACCAGCCCGGTATAATTTTGAAATCATAAAGAGATATTACTCCGGGAAGCACCCGGAAAAAAAACAAAAGCAGAATACTACCGAAAATAAACCGAAGATCGAAAACAAGCCTCGCCCAGCAGGTGGGCAGCAGGTTGAACGCTCTGACCGGCAGGATGAGTTACTCCGCCGTTTTCAACGGCTTAACCTGAGTGAAGAACAAGCACTGCTCCTTCTCGATGCCATGCAGGAAGATGATCTGCCTTATGCGCTGGCGCTTTCGGCCCGACAGGCGGTCAAGCCGAAAGCCAGGGGAAATCGGTGGTAA
- a CDS encoding Sulfate transporter/antisigma-factor antagonist STAS (PFAM: Sulfate transporter/antisigma-factor antagonist STAS~KEGG: structure-specific recognition protein, putative ; K09272 structure-specific recognition protein 1): MNYTIEKNEQYALIRLAESQFGEEVSATFDTLSRGLFREGYSNIIIDVEPVQSVDQSGLTTIRKINRQCTNEVGLLILVTKNDDLIDVLDGANISDLTILPTVEEAIDAVFMNELENDFRSEEDDEYDVGGSVGNADA; this comes from the coding sequence ATGAATTACACGATCGAAAAAAACGAACAGTATGCCCTGATCCGATTAGCTGAAAGTCAGTTTGGGGAAGAAGTGTCCGCTACGTTTGACACACTGAGCCGCGGCCTCTTTCGGGAAGGGTACAGCAATATCATTATTGACGTAGAACCCGTACAATCTGTTGACCAGTCTGGTTTAACAACGATTCGAAAAATAAACCGACAGTGCACAAATGAAGTTGGCTTATTGATACTGGTCACCAAAAATGATGATCTTATCGATGTTTTGGACGGAGCCAACATCAGCGACCTTACGATTCTGCCAACGGTGGAAGAAGCGATCGACGCTGTTTTTATGAATGAACTGGAAAACGATTTTCGAAGCGAAGAGGACGATGAGTACGACGTCGGGGGAAGCGTCGGCAATGCTGATGCCTAA
- a CDS encoding acetyl-CoA acetyltransferase (KEGG: acetoacetyl-CoA thiolase ; K00626 acetyl-CoA C-acetyltransferase~TIGRFAM: acetyl-CoA acetyltransferase~PFAM: Thiolase) encodes MNEVVIIAAVRTPIGSFGGVLSTLTAVDLGAAAIRGALYRAGVQPELVQEVYMGNVVSANVGQAPAKQAALKAGLPPTVPCTTINKVCASGTKAIMLAAQAIQLGQADVIVAGGMESMSNTPYYVPKARFGYKYGNAELVDGLARDGLVDVYDQCAMGVFADQTASTYGISREEQDAFTVQSYRRSESSTQSGRFAEEIVPVEVSSRKGTVSVVEDEEYKNVIYDKIPTLKAAFTPTGTVTPASSSPISDGASALVVMSRRKADELGVTPLARIVAYADAEQEPQWFTTAPTKAVPLAIERAGLKTGDIDYFEINEAFAVVPLAFSKLLEVPQEKLNVFGGAVSIGHPLGASGARIVTTLTNVLQQNGGRYGAVGICNGGGGASAIVIEKL; translated from the coding sequence ATGAATGAAGTCGTCATTATTGCCGCCGTTCGAACGCCAATTGGCAGCTTCGGTGGCGTCCTGTCAACCCTAACCGCTGTTGATCTGGGCGCTGCGGCTATTCGGGGGGCGTTATATAGAGCGGGGGTTCAGCCCGAATTAGTACAGGAGGTATATATGGGGAATGTTGTATCGGCCAATGTTGGCCAGGCACCCGCCAAACAGGCAGCCCTGAAAGCCGGGCTCCCCCCTACCGTTCCCTGTACCACCATCAATAAAGTGTGTGCGTCGGGCACCAAAGCAATTATGCTGGCTGCCCAAGCAATTCAGCTTGGGCAGGCCGATGTTATCGTGGCTGGAGGGATGGAAAGCATGTCCAACACGCCCTATTATGTACCGAAAGCTCGTTTCGGTTATAAATACGGGAATGCCGAATTAGTGGACGGACTTGCACGCGATGGACTGGTCGATGTGTATGACCAATGCGCCATGGGCGTCTTTGCCGATCAGACGGCCAGTACGTATGGCATCAGTCGGGAGGAGCAGGATGCCTTTACGGTTCAGTCGTATCGTCGTTCAGAGTCCAGCACCCAAAGTGGGCGGTTCGCAGAGGAGATCGTTCCGGTTGAGGTTAGCAGTCGAAAAGGGACCGTTAGCGTAGTTGAAGACGAAGAGTATAAAAACGTTATTTACGACAAAATCCCGACGCTGAAAGCGGCTTTTACACCCACTGGTACGGTTACGCCCGCCAGTTCATCCCCTATCAGCGATGGCGCTTCGGCGCTGGTTGTCATGAGTCGCCGGAAAGCTGATGAATTAGGGGTAACACCCCTGGCCCGGATAGTCGCCTATGCCGATGCGGAGCAGGAGCCCCAGTGGTTCACCACAGCGCCTACCAAAGCTGTTCCCCTGGCCATTGAGCGTGCCGGTCTTAAAACGGGCGATATTGATTATTTTGAAATCAATGAAGCATTTGCCGTTGTACCCCTGGCCTTTAGTAAACTGCTTGAAGTGCCTCAGGAAAAGTTAAACGTCTTTGGCGGTGCCGTATCCATCGGGCATCCGCTGGGCGCGTCTGGAGCACGCATTGTTACCACGCTCACCAACGTTCTGCAACAGAATGGCGGACGTTACGGCGCGGTAGGTATTTGCAACGGAGGGGGTGGCGCATCGGCCATTGTTATTGAAAAATTGTAG
- a CDS encoding protein of unknown function DUF147 (PFAM: protein of unknown function DUF147~KEGG: ade:Adeh_1497 hypothetical protein), producing MLAFRLGFLDIGWLDLLDIGLVALLIYQIYNLVRGSVASRVFIGYLLVYLAYLLVKALSLNLMTTILEYFISVGALALIIIFQHEIRRFLLLIGKSTNLTNNRWLRRWLLRDFESTESQMPLKPILDTCKTLATEFSGGLLVLQRNDDLEKFAQSGEIIDADLSKPLLLAIFSQYSPLHDGAVLIIGGRIRAARCILPVSDDDELPSSLGFRHRAALGMSEATDAAVIAVSEESGRLSLALNGELFTNLSLQELETRLEQYLNEPHGHPAES from the coding sequence ATGCTGGCTTTTCGCCTGGGATTTTTAGACATTGGCTGGCTCGATCTGCTCGATATTGGCCTGGTAGCCCTGCTTATTTATCAGATTTATAATTTAGTTCGGGGAAGCGTAGCCAGCCGGGTGTTTATCGGTTATTTGCTGGTTTATCTGGCCTATCTGCTGGTAAAAGCCTTGTCGCTAAATCTGATGACTACCATTCTTGAGTATTTCATCAGTGTGGGAGCGCTGGCGTTGATCATCATTTTCCAACACGAAATCAGGCGGTTTCTGTTGCTCATTGGTAAATCAACCAACCTGACGAACAATCGCTGGCTTCGGCGCTGGCTGCTCCGGGATTTTGAGTCTACCGAAAGTCAGATGCCGCTGAAACCAATTCTTGATACCTGCAAAACACTGGCAACGGAATTTTCGGGAGGGCTATTAGTGCTTCAGCGGAATGATGATCTGGAAAAATTCGCACAGTCAGGCGAAATAATCGACGCTGACTTATCAAAGCCATTATTGCTGGCTATTTTTAGTCAATATAGTCCCTTACACGACGGAGCAGTCCTCATTATCGGCGGACGCATTCGTGCCGCCCGCTGTATTTTACCTGTTTCAGATGATGATGAGCTTCCCTCCTCACTTGGTTTTCGCCACAGAGCCGCTTTGGGTATGAGCGAAGCAACGGATGCGGCAGTCATTGCCGTTTCGGAAGAGAGTGGTCGTCTTTCCCTGGCTCTGAACGGAGAATTGTTCACCAATCTGAGTCTGCAAGAGTTAGAAACCCGGCTTGAGCAATACCTGAATGAACCACATGGTCATCCGGCAGAATCATGA
- a CDS encoding HtrA2 peptidase (KEGG: bid:Bind_0111 2-alkenal reductase~PFAM: peptidase S1 and S6 chymotrypsin/Hap~SMART: PDZ/DHR/GLGF domain protein), with the protein MNMQFVALSSDTSQTGQETSPDSMLLDAYSNTVVNVAKKVSPSVVQIKVTKQLIASAPGRQRQSPLPGHPPGRDRMEGGSGSGFIISSDGYIITNNHVVAGALTIKVHLADSREYDATLIGRDPDTDIAVLKIYADSLKAIRFADSKHLQVGQIAIAVGNPYGYQYSLTAGVVSALGRTLRSESGRLIDDVIQTDAALNPGNSGGPLVNSQGDVIGVNTAVILPAQGICFAVSSNLAALVAGKLIMTGRVRRGYLGMAGQLINLTERIMQYNQLAAKTGVMVVSVEPDGVAGNSELREGDIVVGFAEQPVTSVDDLHRLLTDDTIGRKLPLIVLRGNLKKTIFVTPGELTK; encoded by the coding sequence ATGAACATGCAATTTGTGGCCCTTTCCAGCGATACTTCGCAGACAGGTCAGGAAACATCGCCTGATTCAATGCTTCTGGACGCTTATTCCAATACGGTCGTAAATGTAGCCAAAAAAGTCAGCCCATCGGTAGTACAGATTAAGGTTACAAAACAACTCATCGCGTCAGCACCCGGTCGGCAGCGTCAATCTCCCCTTCCAGGACACCCGCCTGGCCGCGACCGCATGGAAGGCGGCTCGGGCTCGGGTTTCATCATTTCCAGCGATGGCTATATCATCACAAACAACCATGTTGTGGCCGGAGCGTTGACGATCAAGGTCCATCTGGCCGACTCCCGTGAATACGACGCCACCCTGATTGGCCGTGATCCGGACACCGACATTGCCGTTTTGAAAATCTACGCCGATAGTCTGAAAGCCATTCGCTTTGCCGATTCAAAGCACTTACAGGTTGGCCAGATCGCCATAGCTGTAGGGAATCCCTACGGGTATCAGTATTCGTTAACGGCCGGTGTGGTGAGTGCACTGGGCCGAACGCTGCGGTCGGAGTCGGGGCGGTTAATTGACGACGTTATTCAAACGGATGCGGCCCTTAACCCCGGCAATTCGGGTGGTCCGCTGGTCAACTCGCAAGGCGATGTCATTGGTGTAAATACGGCCGTAATTTTGCCCGCCCAGGGTATTTGCTTTGCCGTTTCCTCCAATCTGGCCGCATTGGTAGCGGGCAAGCTGATTATGACCGGACGCGTTCGACGGGGCTATCTCGGCATGGCCGGGCAGTTAATTAACCTTACCGAGCGGATTATGCAGTACAATCAACTGGCTGCAAAAACGGGTGTTATGGTCGTGAGTGTCGAACCGGACGGCGTGGCCGGTAATAGTGAACTTCGGGAAGGCGATATCGTAGTGGGCTTTGCAGAACAGCCCGTAACATCGGTTGACGACCTTCATCGGCTGTTGACCGATGATACCATTGGGCGGAAGCTACCGCTGATCGTTCTCCGCGGAAATCTAAAGAAAACGATTTTCGTTACCCCCGGCGAATTAACAAAATAG
- a CDS encoding putative cytoplasmic protein (KEGG: sat:SYN_02034 putative cytoplasmic protein), translating to MSLTLGELRGITDAVLNALKGQGISDSDSLLEATKTPSDRKALASASGVDANAILELANRADLARIKGIGRVYSDLMEEAGIDTVKELAQRAPQSLHAKLIQINSVRQFTQRPPSVEQIGDFVEQAKALPKMLDY from the coding sequence ATGAGCCTCACGTTAGGAGAACTACGCGGCATTACAGACGCCGTACTCAATGCCTTGAAAGGGCAAGGCATCAGTGATAGTGACTCACTGCTCGAAGCCACCAAAACACCATCAGACCGAAAGGCGCTTGCCTCAGCCAGCGGAGTCGATGCAAATGCCATTCTGGAATTGGCCAACCGGGCAGACTTAGCCCGAATTAAAGGAATAGGGCGCGTTTACAGCGATTTGATGGAGGAAGCTGGTATAGATACCGTAAAAGAACTGGCTCAGCGGGCTCCTCAAAGTTTACACGCCAAATTAATTCAGATAAACAGTGTTCGGCAGTTTACCCAACGGCCGCCATCCGTTGAACAAATCGGGGACTTTGTAGAGCAAGCAAAAGCATTACCTAAAATGCTTGATTATTAG